The window aaagaatcttccatgggaggtcccctcaccacatacaggaatccacaccgaggagtttccatttttgaaaacagaTTTTTTAGAGTCTATATACATTTTACTTACTTAGCTTAATAAATTTCAGTGAAACTCTAtgatatcagtatagttatttatgacttTTTTGGTTAATCAACTGCACATATAAGATCTAgaaaaaaatttttgtttaataccctccacatgaaaattttaaaaggcttagcatcCTCTTTCCAacagcaactgagttcaaagatAATagcgagaagagataattgttttctttactttttggtttattgttttatattttaagaaaaataagtttaataatttatttatcaatagtaataatctatatatttacataatgtataatgattgaaatgtgactatatataacaaaatactagttcactgaAACACAGTCAAGGCtaggaagactaaaggtcagttttatattacttggTAAGTCACATGAATGCATGTGCACCATGTCAATGCAAGCCATGTAATGTTAGCTAGTCATAaagaaaggtcaatataataataaacatattgcATTACAAagcttaagctacttagactaaagatttatatttttgtattataatatgtgGTCATTCTGGCATGaaaaaagcatattttatattcatatcaTAATTGTTTACGATGGTTATGAAGTTGGTCAAGTAACAGACCCAACATAGTTAAgagtatagaaaacaaaatataaagttttactgaaaataaacatttgaaatgtatttaggaggttttggaGATAATGCAAATAgtttttgagatgaagaatagttttataatcatgaaatcactttgcattcacaCTAGTAACAAACTAcacttaatattttcacaaataaatcttttgtaaaaatacttcagtaaaaactctgattttgtttataaaatacttgtaatatttattaaaagtctaCCAAAATTTGTGAAGATGCACATGTTGCATctaaagttatagtgcaaatacttaatgtgtgcaaatgtgtagatgaactcatATTATAACAAGTCCTTTGCAAAAGAGTTAATAGAGTAGTAAACTAAGAACACTGATCTATGATACTGATATTTGACACAAAATggttgttttttacttatttacaaaaacaatgaTTCAACGATTATTTTTCTGGCAttaattgattaatcaaaatttcaattaattaattagtttatggTACATCAACTGATATAATTGCTGCTTACAGGTAactgattaaaacaagaaaattgccCAAGTCTACTTTCTTTACAGTGGTTTTATTAAAATCTTGTGAAATAAATACATGATAATAAGTagcatataagaaaaaaataatttacaaacaaaaacttgataGCCCAGGTGTTTCAAATACAGACATTCCTTCttcatgaacaaaatataaatattttttaggttttgAACACCATGATAAACAGtttctgctaaattagaaattatttaaattcatcctttaaaatatgaactttttagaagaaaaaacatatttcacaaaTATCTACAAGGAAGATCTAGCATCtgtaatgtttaatttcattaatttgttaCATCAGTCATTAAATTTTGGCCATTTTACAGTTTTTCCAAAATCATGTTTGTTAAACTAGCTTCTGTTTGCTAAGTGACAAAATACTACAGTACCTTTCTCTTGCCTTCATTTCACTTAGCTCTACCTCTAATTTCTGATTGATCTGCTGAAGTCTGGCAATTTCAGTCTCATAGCAGTTAGTTGAACCTGTAGCAGCATCAGCAACAGTTTCTATTAAGAAGcaaattaaacttatttcttcaaAGATAACTTTATCCATACAATGTATTATGATTGTACATTCACATAAAAAATCCAAAAAATTACTAGCCTACATACACAGTGGTCAGATGTTCAACAAGTAAATATCAAGTTCCAAACAGaagatttatgaaattatttgcaAAAATAAATCAGATAAAAAGCAAAGAAATGTGGAATCAatcatttgtgaaaatatacaatTTTGTTACATACATACTAATGTTGAAATATACTTGGGTCTCACTGATAATAGCTAACTTCTTAGTTGGTTTGAACACTTTGGCTGCTGAAGCAGAGAAGGTCAGAAACTATAAAATTATCTACACTTAAAAGACGAGAGAAATGTGTTTACAGCACACTACTTAGGCAGACAAAAGCCTGCAGTATCTCACAATGCTATATTGCCTACATTAGCAACCACTGTGCTGAGCAAATTCAAGGAAAGATTACCCCCCAGCTCATTACAAATATCTGTACGACCTCTCCTCTTGGATATAATACCCAACCTACTGAGGGGATGGCACATAAACATGCAAGTATAAGCTTTATGAAATGTTCACTGTGACAAGTAATCCCATTTTAATGTGAGGATCAATGTTTCTGATTATTCACATCCTGATCACAAGAATATCAGCTAAGTGCAAATCACCCatatatacattttgatttaatCCCAGAATATACCAGCCCAAAGATATATTCATTACTAGTTTTGAGTGTATGTTAAAGTTTTCCAACTGCTCAAAGCTTAATCTATGGTAGTTCAGGTGGTAGAATATCACTCAAGATGGATATATTGGAAAATCCCAACCCATTAAAAATGTCAATTCATAATACCTGATATAAAATGTCCAGCTACTACTTGATTTTAGGCAATGAATATCTTTGTACATGTAATTCAAaattgtcttgttttgttttcacttttcttattacATTCTGaattaatgaaattttacatTGTACCTGTCATAATCTGCTGAAGAGATGCTATCTCTTCCTTGCACTTCTGCTTCtcattttcaatttctttatcTTTCTGACATTCCACAACAGCTACAAGTGATTTAGTTTCTTCTAATTCCTTTAACAGCTGCCTTACTTGTTCTTCCAGAGCCTTACTTTTTGTCAGTGAATCATCAAAAAAAGAACAGTCTCCATCTTTCAGTGCTGTGTATGACattaatatcaattttttacttaaagttaTATATCTATTAAAACTTATTATGCTCTCTTTTCTATTtcatgaacttaaaaaaaaatgtacacaaatGGAGTTCTACAACTTATAATCTATgctataataaattttaataccatGATAAACCACAGTACAGACAGATAACATGTTTGTACAATAATCATTACTATACAATATTCAGAATAGTTAGAAGTATGAAATGCACTCACAAATGTTATTCAGCTATACAGTTAAAATTTAGTAAAGAAAGCAGAAAAACAGTGATTCAACACCCATTAGCCAaacagttttaagttcttaattcagTAGCTGAATACAATTATGTATTCCATAATAGTCATACAAGGTATAATTATGTTACAAGCATAAGCTTTCCTGGTAGTCAAAGTTAAATAATGTGAAAGAAGCCTGTTTCACAgttgttttagtaaaaatatcatAACTACCATGAAATACATCATCTGTATGACATTCACCATTTCAGGAATATAAGACTAATAAATTAAGGCCTAAGGTGTGAAACtatgaagttaacattttatttttcaaatcttttttcagcaaaacaaatttttttatataaaacaaaatgatgaaaatGGAATAGCAAACAgaattttatcaacaaaaaactaaacaCTAATGGATAATGAGAATGGATTACAAGTAATTATTTGGTCAGAGAAACTGTCACATTTGGCAGGCAGAATTTATGAGAATATTATTCCATAAAACAACAAGTTTATGCCTTGAATTATGGCTGATGAATAAACTCTTAAAAATGAGTCAGCCAAGTAAATGACACCAAAGGCAGACTCTCCACCTAAGcaatataaaaaaagagaaatgacTGAAAAATTGATTCTGAGAAGATTAAGAATAAAGTATAAACTCTCCATGTACTGACTTTAACCACATCAACACCTCAAGCATAAAGTATAAACTCTCCATGTACTGACTTTAACCACATCAACACCTCAAGCATAAAGTATAAACTCTCCATGTATTAACTTAACCACATCAACACCTCAAACATTTGACTCTGCAATTACAAATCAACACAAAAGGAACCAAGCAATTCAATAAcagatataaagttttgtttgataAGGTCACAGTTAATAAAAGGTTATAACTGTCTTTTGCTGCAAATATATGTCCAATAGGTACTTATAGCTTTtcatataaatagctattctcagTACTTCCCTTTATATGCAATAAAATTATGtgtgcatgccacaagccttttacCTCTACTCCATTGGAAATGACAGATTTTAATGCATTTCTCGTGCAAATCATTATGCATCAACTCTCATCCAATAATAATGCAACAAACAATCATGAAGCACGTGACTCTCTCTATTCATTTCTACTAAAGTATCACTTCAAGTTTTGGCAGAAGATGGAAACATTGGTTTCTAGTGGGAAGGAAGAGTGAAAAGTGTAAGAATAGATatgtacctatcagaaatacattttcactgtaggaacagttaacattttccaaaactgaaaatgtagttCCAATAATACCTCCACTGACAATAGAGCTAGAGTTATTCTTGAACATTGGCTTTGCCTACCTAAGCTTTGGTCTCACATGCTctagtcttttataccccacttaaaTACCCTTGgcaatatttaatttgaaattctCTCCACCCTCATCAATGCACTCTCTACCctataaatatcttatttaatgtaatcacttttttttaGCCTTACACCATCTGACTTCCTTTTAGAGGGGAGAAAAGGCTGAAAATTGTCAGTAGTGATAAGTGTTGCTAGGAAATACAATTTCAGTTCAGGAAAATGTTAACTCCCAAAACGTATTTATCATCCACTGACAATAGAGCTAAAATACCACACTGAAAAGGTGAAGGGGGGCCAGTGCAAGTATAATATGATTCATACAGAATGCATTTGTGAAACAGTGGTGCACAAAAATAAGAATGGTATACAAATGGGAGAACCTAGTTCCTGTATCAAGTGTGGAACAGAACATGAATAATCATTGTAAGCCAGTCCCAACAAGATAGCCAAAAAGGAAAATGGGAGGTCAGATTAGTTGCCTTACTAACAACAGTAATACAGGAAGTCACATGCACATATGCCccgtctttattattattattatatggaaATTATAATTACCTGACAATTCACAAGGCAATGTTAAAATCCCAATACATAATAGAACAATGAGTAGCATTTTATCAGAGAAAACTATGATCATCAGTTTGTCAAGAAAAAGTTACCACATTGTCTATGTAAGGTGTTTATATACAGCACCTGGATAGAGGGTGCATTAGTGAGGGTAGATacatttgtaaattaaatattgcCAAGTGCATTTAAGTGGGGCATACAAGACTAAAGTATGTGAGACCAAAGCTTAGATAGGCAAAGCCAATCTCAAGAAATAGCTCTAGTTCTACTGTAAGCAGATGATATGTTTTGGaattataacttataatatgGTGCATTAACTCCACTCACATAAATACACAGAATGCCTCATTGAAAAGGTGAACGGAAAAAAGTAGTATCCTTCAAAAGCATCCAAAAGACATTTCCAAAGAGAAGTCAGTCAAATTCTAAGATCTGATGTGGAgaactgcaccacttctgaaccaggtatactctttgcccatCATAGTAAGATATCACACTCATGGATTGAAAACAGAAGAGCACATCCATATGAAAGAGAACTAAGACTGGCTAGTGATCAGAACCATATATTTGTTCAACTCTATCCCAGAAAATGTAAGAATATAAAAACTGTCAAATTAACAAGATGTGCTCTAGGCGTAGAGTATAAATACCACCACCATGGAAATATAATATGTAAGTTGACATACCTGTACAGCGAGGATGTGATTTGTTAAAGAATACCAGGTCAGGCACCATTCACCACAAAGTGGGAACCAAAAATTGAgctataataaaagaaaaaatgtccCTGAAAggaaaagaataagaaaaaataacttaccCAGTGAAGAAAGGTAAATACCTGTGATATtgcaaaaataaaagatatggGACAGAGCTAGCTGAAAATTCTAAACTGAAATGACAGAAGACCCTGATCCAAAAGTGAGGAAATCTACATGATGAAGAGCAGTCATTTAATCAGGGGAAAATCTGGGGCCCAAAAGTAAACAACATAAAATGTTCCATTTGCATTGAGATACATCCGTGAAGGCAGGGCaaataaaacaagacagaaatgaAACTAACCACCAAGAAGTCATTATCTCCTTGCCAATGATTGGAGGCAACCCAGAAGACAGAGGACAGGAAGGTCTGGATAAAATACACACAACCAAGGGTGACAAAGAAAAGAATGGAGTCATAAGAAGAGATAATGAAGGAGAAAACTGGAGCTGAAAGAGCCACAGAAACCACAGCCAAGATGGTAAGCAAAGAGCTGTCAGAAGGACTAAACAGACAGAGTCATGGATGATTGAAATTTTTCAAAGGAAGAGAATGGAAAGATAGACAAATATGTTGGCCCAAACCTGGATGACAACATCAATAAccacaagaagaaaaaaagatgtaACAAAAGCTTCACAATGTGAGGATTACCCAACTGATGTCAAAGCCACTGGTAAACAAAGGAAGCAAGAAAACACTCTGCTGGATAGCTTTTGTCTAGACAGATATTACATTGACAACAAGAGCAAAAGCACTTGGAACATGACATACAATGATATGAATATCAAGTATGTTGACCCAAAAACAAGATCCAACATATGAAGACAGAGGGATTGAGAATGGGTGATACTTTGGAGATTGAGACAAGTAATCACTGAAGTCAGAAAGGATCATTACCAGACAATTTCTGGCCAGATGTAGATTATGAACCAAAACACAACTTATAGTGAGGAGATCCTAGATGTCTGACATGATGAAGTCTTTTGGCCACAAACAAAAACCCAAAAGCTTCCAACTGATTAACTTGTGATCTCTATTCCCAAAGGGATGCATCTATGAAATATGTAAATCCATGTGAAAAAGAGGAAGCAAGACACCCATCAATATGTGAGTCATGTCTAATCACCAATGGTTATACAAGAGTAGAAGAAAGGGTAACAAGAGCTAACAAAGGATCCCCAGTGAAATTCCATTGATTAAGACCAGCCCAAGAAAGAGTCTGTATATGATCCTGACCTAAGAAGACAAGGGCTGCATTGGAAGATTGCATGCCCAAAAGCAATAGAACCTCAtatactgtaacagaaatgaaagttCCAATGAACAAAGTTGAAAGGAAGAATGGTGTGCCCAACCAAGATGGATATTGAAAAACACCTAAATGGACAAAATATTGGCTATGTCACAGTAAGTATTCCTCCAACATGAAAAACTAGCACATTATAGCTGCCTCCTGGAGTAACTGATGAGGGTCAACAGACAGACTCCTGTTTAGAACAAGCAAACTATATTGCCAGTTGTCCAAAGATGAAAGACAACTCATAAGCATATAAGTGATGAAAGAAATGCTATGACCTGACAAAACATACAGGACCAAAGCAAATTTGAAGGCAATGAATGGAACACATACAAATCCTGTGGAAAACAACCAAAGACAAGGTCACAAGCAATGAGATATTAGGATATGCAAATAAGCATTCATGACATTCATCATGGTTATTTGTAAACAATGAGATAATTCACCTAAGGGTGAGAAAATAATCCAAGGTAAAATGAGACAGACTGAAAATAGAGTGAGGTACAACAAACTCATTACAGGCCATCAGTCTCTGGTTTTTCATGAAGACAACAAACAGCATAGAAGAAAAGTCTATAGAAAAGTTATGAATAGGAGCAATGGCCTGTTGAGACAGATTTTGTACTGCCTTGGATAGCTGGTGGCTGAAGACAAGATCCCAAATCATGGAAAAGGAAAAAAGTACCTGAGATAAAAAAGGTAGAGAAAGAAACAATAAGACAAGTCATTCTGATAAAACTCAAAGAACCCATGAATTTGTAATACTAAAATCATCCAAGGGTAACAAAATCATATAGTCAAGCTCCCACCAGATTGGAACCCATAGTTTTGCCTCTTGTACTATCAGTAACATGACCATctatgttgaataaaataagatgAGAAACCCTTACAAGGAGAACAGGGAAGGGTAGGTAAGGACCAGGACAGGAAATAGGAAGATGGGTTTGTCATGGCTCCAACTGTAATAAATGCTCAACCAAGGAGAAAAGGGTAGTGAGTTGATGTTCACACTACACATGTGATTCTACAATCCCAGATGCATGACTGAAAACATACTCTCAAATGAAGAAAATGGGCTATACATAAATcccttaagaaaaaacaaaacaaaaaaatgaaccaGAGATACAAGGTTGTATCATGACCCAGAAGAACACAAAATGTGAATAATGTTGATACAGCCTGTGAACATCTACATCCAGGAAAGAATAAATGATCTGGACAAGATGATGAATCCACCTGGTAGGCAAAAACAATAAGAACTTTCCAGATGAAGCAAAGTTCCAttgcaaaaataaacaattgtgGGAACCACAAAATTGGGTCTTACATCCTAAGTTATACCTCACTACCTGAATTAGGCACAAAATTTATGAAGAAAAAGGGATGACACTCCAGGTAAAAGAGAAAGATGTATAAGTTTGGAGCAAGAGTGATCAAAATGGAGGCAGAAGAAGAGATGCCCTGGGTTCCAGTCAGTGAACAAAAGGAAACCAAAACTAAGATTAGCCAAAACAGTGCTACCACAGAACTTAACAAGGAGTGCAATGAATCAATGCAAAAGTATGCAAGAAAAGGCAAAAAGAAAAGGCACATAATATACAGAAAGAGATGAGACTAGTCCTGACTGAGAGCATCATAAGCCAGAGCTGATGGGCAAGATATTGGAACCAAAAGAGGGGGAGTTTGACACAGAagaggttggttggtttggcattttatggtgcaaagcaactaggctatctgtaccaaacatccagtaaaaattattaacattccgtaaaaggaatcaaggtataacaaaacaatgtttaattttcaaattaaaaacagaaataatgttaaatacaatttttatatctggtttacagcagtaagagagaaactacagtaatacaagttgtaaaggacttcctttAGCATAGATTtcattatcataacttgccagggtGACTAATGGGTAAGTTGACACATCAGagttagtcacctaaagtt of the Tachypleus tridentatus isolate NWPU-2018 chromosome 13, ASM421037v1, whole genome shotgun sequence genome contains:
- the LOC143240797 gene encoding uncharacterized protein LOC143240797 isoform X4, with translation MGDTTKALKDGDCSFFDDSLTKSKALEEQVRQLLKELEETKSLVAVVECQKDKEIENEKQKCKEEIASLQQIMTETVADAATGSTNCYETEIARLQQINQKLEVELSEMKAREREGVLTSVAKSLKQRVGSISPHTFSTWNDNCDNLEDSMRKVFGIRSYSLKRKGQFLQIL
- the LOC143240797 gene encoding uncharacterized protein LOC143240797 isoform X3, translated to MSGFALDVTSNKILLPLKDGDCSFFDDSLTKSKALEEQVRQLLKELEETKSLVAVVECQKDKEIENEKQKCKEEIASLQQIMTETVADAATGSTNCYETEIARLQQINQKLEVELSEMKAREREGVLTSVAKSLKQRVGSISPHTFSTWNDNCDNLEDSMRKMQRDLGVHLKDCM
- the LOC143240797 gene encoding uncharacterized protein LOC143240797 isoform X2 produces the protein MSGFALDVTSNKILLPLKDGDCSFFDDSLTKSKALEEQVRQLLKELEETKSLVAVVECQKDKEIENEKQKCKEEIASLQQIMTETVADAATGSTNCYETEIARLQQINQKLEVELSEMKAREREGVLTSVAKSLKQRVGSISPHTFSTWNDNCDNLEDSMRKVFGIRSYSLKRKGQFLQIL
- the LOC143240797 gene encoding uncharacterized protein LOC143240797 isoform X1 — its product is MSGFALDVTSNKILLPLKDGDCSFFDDSLTKSKALEEQVRQLLKELEETKSLVAVVECQKDKEIENEKQKCKEEIASLQQIMTETVADAATGSTNCYETEIARLQQINQKLEVELSEMKAREREGVLTSVAKSLKQRVGSISPHTFSTWNDNCDNLEDSMRKIYFAKFICEDLLENNRPKKILKY